The genomic segment agtttagagtcaaaaaatctttttcttcatctattCATTCAAAAGAAACAATGTAAGATTTGTGTGGAAATATTTATCTTGGATTTGTGTGcataattttctcttttagtAGAAATAAAGTAAAGTAAGTATTGTTATAAGTAAAACtaatattcttttatctttttactaaaaataattacagATAAGTTCTTCAAACAGCCatctttgcttctttttttattgtctaCAAAATGAAATGCATCTCCTCCACCCATACCCGCCCGCCTTTTAATCTTGCATTTCCTAATTAAATACACTAATCTATCAAATAAATGAATGtatttaaaaagaatagaaTAGTAGATCTTTTTTACAGAATGGCCGTTGAACAAATTCTTCAATCTTCTTAGCACTAGAAAAGACCGTGTATCTGTATAGCTTGTTACATTTAATTGCAGTAACGATCATTACGTTTGAGTATAATCGTGTGATTCATATTTAACGAGGATATAGACTACTAATTGAAGCTTCATTAGCTGATCCATCAGCATAGAAACTTCTCTGTTCACTTGACCCTGTTTCCATAGAACTACACATCGAAAACTGGGTAACTGTTAAACgactatttttcataaaataagcAGGTTGCAATGGAGCTGGTAGAGCAAAAGAGTGGCTATCAAGCATAAGCATCACTGATGCCATTGTTGGTCTATCAGCAGCCTTTTCTTGAACACAAAGTAGTCCAATGTGAATGCATCTCACTATTTCAAATCTCAAACCATTTTGTAAGGTCGGATCTATAATATTTGCTGTTCTCCCTTTCGTCCAGTTTTTCCAAGCCTGCAATAAGTTGATATGAAAAAACATTAGTTCCAGTTTTTCACTTTTACCATTTTAAATGGATTAGTTACTGCCTAATTCTCCGTTATAAACCTTGCAAAGTCAGAGAAGATTAAAAGGGTAGACATACGAAGCTTAATAGATGCTCCACGTTCTCTCCATTACGAAATCCACCATTCTTTTGGCCACTTACAATCTCTAGCATTATTACACCAAAACTGAAGACATCTAACTTCATCGAGAGTTTTCCGTGTCTTGCATACTCAGGTGCCATGTATCCACTGCATGTCAACAAGAACAGGCTCAATTAGCTACAAACATTACCAGTTCTTTGGACAATAGTCCATTCTCCTCGCCTGTACTAGTTAAGGACACGTATCAGAAACTAAACagcttataatattttgatactTACAAGGTTCCTGCAATTTTACTTGCATTAAACTGAGTTTGATCCACATTAAAAAGCCTTGCAAAACCAAAATCTGAAATCTTAGGATTCATGTCATCATCTAAAAGAATATTGCTCAATTTGAGATCTCGGTGAATAATCCTCTGCTGAGAATCCTCATGAAGATAAAGAAGGCCATAAGCAATGCCTTTAATTATACTGTAGCGTTTTTTCCAATCCAAACGTGCTCTCCCGATGTGATCTATTTGCCAATGAGTACAATGACTTAATGTTTTAAACTAGAGTAAAAATCTTTCTTCATTTAGTCATGCAGAAGAAATTATGTGATTGACTAGCAGTATAAAGTAAAACAAGCATACCAAATATGTGGTTGTCAAGACTTTTGTTGGGAAGAAACTCGTAGACAAGGAGTCGTTCTTCTCTTTCAAAACAGAAACCAAGGAGCTTAACTAAATTTCGGTGCTGAAGCCTTGACATTAATAGTACTTCATTCTTGAACTCAATATCTCCTTGGCCAGAGTTGCTACATAACCTTTTGACTGCTACTACTTGTTCATTGAAGAGCGTGCCCTGAATATGTCATGGTAACAGTGTTTCGTGCATGTAAAATTGGTCAACAATCACATTTTGACATTCAGATAAATTTAATCGTAAGGGTGGAATGTTTACCTTGTAAACAGGTCCAAATCCTCCTTGTCCTAGCTTGTTTTCATCAGAGAAGTTGTTTGTAGCGACTCTGATGGTGTCAAGGTCAAATCGTGATGACTCTAATTGTATAATTTCATCATCGACCTTAGCTTCACCTGGATGGGGGAGATAGTTTTAAGCTATTACAGTTGAGTTTGTCAAATGGAAATTAAAAGTCCAGCATGCAAAAGTAATATTTTCCAAGGCAATTATTCAATAGATCAAGTACCATATGCAagcaattaatttattaaaaatagttgtATTCCCTTTTTGATTTTTGTTCCTAACTCCCTGTTAGTAA from the Vigna angularis cultivar LongXiaoDou No.4 chromosome 3, ASM1680809v1, whole genome shotgun sequence genome contains:
- the LOC108325633 gene encoding cysteine-rich receptor-like protein kinase 44 isoform X4, which encodes MKRCSVYAGKSNRPQPVNAKYVVPVLVFTGMLIFICIYLRVRKSRKYSEAKVDDEIIQLESSRFDLDTIRVATNNFSDENKLGQGGFGPVYKGTLFNEQVVAVKRLCSNSGQGDIEFKNEVLLMSRLQHRNLVKLLGFCFEREERLLVYEFLPNKSLDNHIFDHIGRARLDWKKRYSIIKGIAYGLLYLHEDSQQRIIHRDLKLSNILLDDDMNPKISDFGFARLFNVDQTQFNASKIAGTFGYMAPEYARHGKLSMKLDVFSFGVIMLEIVSGQKNGGFRNGENVEHLLSFAWKNWTKGRTANIIDPTLQNGLRFEIVRCIHIGLLCVQEKAADRPTMASVMLMLDSHSFALPAPLQPAYFMKNSRLTVTQFSMCSSMETGSSEQRSFYADGSANEASISSLYPR
- the LOC108325633 gene encoding cysteine-rich receptor-like protein kinase 10 isoform X7, producing the protein MERATDHNLSTPSEAKVDDEIIQLESSRFDLDTIRVATNNFSDENKLGQGGFGPVYKGTLFNEQVVAVKRLCSNSGQGDIEFKNEVLLMSRLQHRNLVKLLGFCFEREERLLVYEFLPNKSLDNHIFDHIGRARLDWKKRYSIIKGIAYGLLYLHEDSQQRIIHRDLKLSNILLDDDMNPKISDFGFARLFNVDQTQFNASKIAGTFGYMAPEYARHGKLSMKLDVFSFGVIMLEIVSGQKNGGFRNGENVEHLLSFAWKNWTKGRTANIIDPTLQNGLRFEIVRCIHIGLLCVQEKAADRPTMASVMLMLDSHSFALPAPLQPAYFMKNSRLTVTQFSMCSSMETGSSEQRSFYADGSANEASISSLYPR
- the LOC108325633 gene encoding cysteine-rich receptor-like protein kinase 10 isoform X6: MQERATDHNLSTPSEAKVDDEIIQLESSRFDLDTIRVATNNFSDENKLGQGGFGPVYKGTLFNEQVVAVKRLCSNSGQGDIEFKNEVLLMSRLQHRNLVKLLGFCFEREERLLVYEFLPNKSLDNHIFDHIGRARLDWKKRYSIIKGIAYGLLYLHEDSQQRIIHRDLKLSNILLDDDMNPKISDFGFARLFNVDQTQFNASKIAGTFGYMAPEYARHGKLSMKLDVFSFGVIMLEIVSGQKNGGFRNGENVEHLLSFAWKNWTKGRTANIIDPTLQNGLRFEIVRCIHIGLLCVQEKAADRPTMASVMLMLDSHSFALPAPLQPAYFMKNSRLTVTQFSMCSSMETGSSEQRSFYADGSANEASISSLYPR
- the LOC108325633 gene encoding cysteine-rich receptor-like protein kinase 44 isoform X5; translated protein: MRCSVYAGKSNRPQPVNAKYVVPVLVFTGMLIFICIYLRVRKSRKYSEAKVDDEIIQLESSRFDLDTIRVATNNFSDENKLGQGGFGPVYKGTLFNEQVVAVKRLCSNSGQGDIEFKNEVLLMSRLQHRNLVKLLGFCFEREERLLVYEFLPNKSLDNHIFDHIGRARLDWKKRYSIIKGIAYGLLYLHEDSQQRIIHRDLKLSNILLDDDMNPKISDFGFARLFNVDQTQFNASKIAGTFGYMAPEYARHGKLSMKLDVFSFGVIMLEIVSGQKNGGFRNGENVEHLLSFAWKNWTKGRTANIIDPTLQNGLRFEIVRCIHIGLLCVQEKAADRPTMASVMLMLDSHSFALPAPLQPAYFMKNSRLTVTQFSMCSSMETGSSEQRSFYADGSANEASISSLYPR
- the LOC108325633 gene encoding cysteine-rich receptor-like protein kinase 44 isoform X3; amino-acid sequence: MNSSFYEPTADTLALQLPPQGFASPPSSSPTPSTTSNSSEISYHGKSNRPQPVNAKYVVPVLVFTGMLIFICIYLRVRKSRKYSEAKVDDEIIQLESSRFDLDTIRVATNNFSDENKLGQGGFGPVYKGTLFNEQVVAVKRLCSNSGQGDIEFKNEVLLMSRLQHRNLVKLLGFCFEREERLLVYEFLPNKSLDNHIFDHIGRARLDWKKRYSIIKGIAYGLLYLHEDSQQRIIHRDLKLSNILLDDDMNPKISDFGFARLFNVDQTQFNASKIAGTFGYMAPEYARHGKLSMKLDVFSFGVIMLEIVSGQKNGGFRNGENVEHLLSFAWKNWTKGRTANIIDPTLQNGLRFEIVRCIHIGLLCVQEKAADRPTMASVMLMLDSHSFALPAPLQPAYFMKNSRLTVTQFSMCSSMETGSSEQRSFYADGSANEASISSLYPR
- the LOC108325633 gene encoding cysteine-rich receptor-like protein kinase 10 isoform X1, whose amino-acid sequence is MVSETVLFFLSLLGILISEAIAEPDYQYNYTICYQSGDYAPNTTYHTNLNTALSRLTSNTQIDYGSYNSSYGQDSDRVYATGLCRGDVSPHTCLTCLNHSTSLLIKYCPHQKEAVGVFDLCMLHYADHSIFGYQDSSLRVYFWWETNVTDWNQYSYVLNKLLLKLREKAASADSFHGSKFAAGNATGPSSETVYAVVQCSPELTVAECDDCLGGAFSEISKYCNNRIGCAVVKLSCNFRYMNSSFYEPTADTLALQLPPQGFASPPSSSPTPSTTSNSSEISYHGKSNRPQPVNAKYVVPVLVFTGMLIFICIYLRVRKSRKYSEAKVDDEIIQLESSRFDLDTIRVATNNFSDENKLGQGGFGPVYKGTLFNEQVVAVKRLCSNSGQGDIEFKNEVLLMSRLQHRNLVKLLGFCFEREERLLVYEFLPNKSLDNHIFDHIGRARLDWKKRYSIIKGIAYGLLYLHEDSQQRIIHRDLKLSNILLDDDMNPKISDFGFARLFNVDQTQFNASKIAGTFGYMAPEYARHGKLSMKLDVFSFGVIMLEIVSGQKNGGFRNGENVEHLLSFAWKNWTKGRTANIIDPTLQNGLRFEIVRCIHIGLLCVQEKAADRPTMASVMLMLDSHSFALPAPLQPAYFMKNSRLTVTQFSMCSSMETGSSEQRSFYADGSANEASISSLYPR